One window from the genome of Metabacillus flavus encodes:
- the coxB gene encoding cytochrome c oxidase subunit II, whose protein sequence is MKKWRTTWRLMALFITAALVMTGCGEPFLSTLQPAGEVAENQFWIMSLSTIIMVVVVAVVTVIFFYVIVRFRHRSGDEKKIPEQVEGNQRLEIIWTVIPILLLLVLAVPVVAATFDLANVKPMEEKNRKPEDALVVNVRANLYWWEFEYPDYKIITSQDLVVPTDEKVYFSVKASDVKHSFWIPSAGGKIDTNTENVNKFWLTFDSDKVNKAGEYLYGKCAELCGPSHALMDFKVKAVPREEFNQWTNKMKSAKPQAATALAKQGEQLFEEKSCIGCHAVAPADERPEEVRTAPNLGNFGERTKVAGILPNTDENIKNWLENPEKYKPGNKMTGKYPKLSGEEIEALTAYMKGLKVE, encoded by the coding sequence ATGAAAAAATGGCGGACAACATGGCGTCTGATGGCTTTGTTCATCACAGCGGCGCTTGTGATGACCGGATGCGGAGAACCGTTCCTTTCCACACTGCAGCCAGCTGGAGAGGTAGCAGAGAACCAATTTTGGATTATGAGTTTAAGCACCATTATTATGGTAGTGGTCGTAGCTGTCGTCACTGTCATATTCTTTTATGTTATTGTGCGCTTCAGGCACCGAAGCGGGGATGAAAAGAAAATTCCTGAACAGGTAGAAGGAAATCAGCGATTAGAAATTATCTGGACTGTTATTCCGATCTTGCTTCTGCTTGTATTAGCCGTCCCAGTTGTTGCAGCAACCTTTGATTTGGCAAATGTAAAACCAATGGAGGAGAAAAACCGCAAGCCGGAGGATGCATTAGTCGTCAATGTACGCGCTAATCTCTACTGGTGGGAATTCGAATACCCTGACTACAAAATCATTACGAGTCAGGATTTAGTAGTACCTACAGATGAAAAGGTTTACTTTAGTGTAAAGGCTTCAGATGTAAAACATTCTTTTTGGATTCCTTCTGCAGGTGGAAAAATTGATACGAATACGGAAAATGTAAATAAATTCTGGCTGACATTTGATTCTGATAAAGTCAATAAGGCTGGAGAGTATCTTTATGGAAAGTGTGCCGAGCTTTGCGGACCGTCCCACGCATTGATGGACTTTAAAGTGAAAGCGGTACCGCGCGAAGAATTTAATCAATGGACTAATAAAATGAAATCTGCAAAGCCTCAGGCAGCAACTGCTCTGGCTAAACAAGGGGAACAGCTTTTTGAGGAAAAGAGCTGCATCGGATGCCATGCTGTAGCACCTGCTGATGAGCGGCCTGAAGAAGTACGTACAGCACCTAATCTGGGCAACTTCGGTGAACGTACTAAAGTGGCTGGTATTTTGCCTAATACTGATGAAAATATTAAAAATTGGCTTGAAAATCCTGAAAAATACAAGCCCGGCAACAAGATGACAGGGAAGTACCCAAAATTATCCGGAGAAGAAATTGAAGCGCTTACAGCGTATATGAAAGGCTTGAAAGTTGAATAA
- the ctaD gene encoding cytochrome c oxidase subunit I, which yields MSTIAQKKGFGATVWDYLTTVDHKKIAILYLAAGGFFFLVGGLEALLIRIQLAVPGNDFLQAGLYNEIITMHGTTMIFLASMPLLFAFMNAVVPLQIGARDVAFPFLNALGFWLFLFGGLFLNLSWFLGGAPDAGWTSYASLSLYSPGHGIDFYVLGLQISGIGTLTAGINFLVTIINMRAPGMTFMRMPLFTWTTFVASALILFAFPALTVGLALMMFDRLFDTSFFAAEKGGNTVIWEHLFWIFGHPEVYILILPAFGMFSDIIPVFSRKRLFGYSSMVFATVLIGFLGFMVWAHHMFTTGLGPIANAIFAVATMAIAVPTGIKIFNWLFTMWGGIIRYTTAMLWSVAFIPSFVLGGVTGVMLASAAADYQYHDSYFVVAHFHYVIVGGVVFALFAGVHYWWPLMFNKILNETLGKITFVLFFIGFHLTFFIQHFLGLYGMPRRVFTFLPNQGWETGNLVSSIGAIFMAAAIIVMLINIVMTAVNGKASGKDPWVDGRTLEWAVEAPTPEYNFKQTPLVRGLDALWVEKMAGKKGMTPAEPVSDIHMPNSSIIPFIMAFGLFVAAFGLMYRADEPWAILVLFVGFAITLASMFLRSVLDDHGFHIHKEDLEDDDKEVKA from the coding sequence TTGAGTACAATCGCTCAGAAGAAGGGTTTCGGTGCAACGGTTTGGGATTATTTAACGACTGTTGACCATAAAAAAATTGCAATTTTGTATCTCGCAGCAGGCGGATTTTTCTTTTTAGTAGGGGGACTTGAGGCGCTGCTGATCCGTATTCAGCTTGCTGTTCCCGGCAATGATTTTCTTCAGGCCGGTTTATACAATGAAATTATTACGATGCATGGTACGACAATGATTTTCCTTGCTTCCATGCCCTTGCTTTTTGCATTCATGAATGCAGTCGTGCCGCTGCAGATTGGAGCGCGCGACGTTGCATTCCCGTTTTTAAATGCACTGGGCTTCTGGCTTTTCTTATTTGGCGGACTTTTTTTGAATCTAAGCTGGTTTTTAGGGGGAGCTCCTGATGCGGGCTGGACATCCTACGCCTCTTTATCTCTTTATTCTCCAGGACACGGCATTGATTTTTACGTGCTTGGGCTGCAAATATCAGGGATAGGGACTTTAACTGCCGGAATCAACTTCCTTGTAACGATTATAAACATGAGAGCGCCAGGCATGACATTTATGAGAATGCCGCTTTTCACCTGGACAACATTTGTTGCATCTGCACTTATATTATTTGCCTTTCCTGCCCTTACTGTCGGATTAGCACTGATGATGTTTGACCGGCTGTTTGACACAAGCTTCTTTGCCGCAGAAAAAGGAGGAAATACAGTCATCTGGGAGCATTTGTTCTGGATATTCGGGCACCCGGAAGTATACATATTAATTCTTCCTGCGTTCGGCATGTTTTCTGATATCATTCCGGTTTTCTCAAGAAAAAGATTGTTTGGATACTCCTCCATGGTTTTTGCTACCGTACTCATCGGATTTTTAGGGTTTATGGTATGGGCGCATCATATGTTTACAACAGGTTTAGGGCCAATCGCAAATGCGATTTTTGCCGTAGCTACGATGGCAATTGCCGTCCCGACTGGAATCAAAATATTTAACTGGCTCTTTACCATGTGGGGCGGGATCATCCGCTATACAACCGCCATGCTTTGGTCTGTTGCATTCATTCCTTCTTTTGTCCTTGGAGGAGTAACAGGGGTTATGCTTGCGAGTGCAGCGGCTGATTATCAGTACCATGACAGTTACTTTGTAGTTGCCCATTTTCATTACGTTATTGTAGGCGGAGTGGTATTCGCTTTGTTTGCCGGAGTCCATTACTGGTGGCCGCTTATGTTTAATAAAATCCTTAATGAAACGCTCGGAAAAATTACATTTGTTCTTTTCTTTATCGGTTTTCACCTTACGTTTTTTATTCAGCATTTTCTTGGTTTATATGGAATGCCAAGAAGGGTATTTACCTTCCTGCCAAATCAGGGGTGGGAGACAGGTAACCTCGTCAGTTCAATAGGTGCTATTTTCATGGCAGCAGCCATTATCGTTATGCTTATTAACATTGTCATGACAGCTGTTAATGGGAAAGCTTCTGGAAAGGATCCATGGGTGGATGGCCGTACACTTGAGTGGGCTGTTGAAGCGCCGACTCCTGAGTACAACTTTAAGCAAACACCGCTTGTGCGCGGTCTTGACGCTTTATGGGTTGAAAAAATGGCAGGTAAAAAAGGGATGACGCCCGCAGAACCCGTGTCTGATATCCATATGCCAAATTCATCGATCATTCCCTTTATTATGGCATTCGGGCTATTCGTAGCAGCATTCGGACTTATGTACCGTGCGGATGAGCCATGGGCTATTCTTGTCCTGTTTGTTGGTTTCGCCATAACGCTTGCATCGATGTTCCTTCGATCTGTGCTGGATGATCACGGATTCCATATTCATAAAGAAGATCTTGAAGATGATGATAAAGAGGTGAAGGCATGA
- the ctaE gene encoding cytochrome c oxidase subunit III — translation MHAEEKLTAETFPESPEKATLEGKNKFVGFWLFLGGETVLFASLFATFLALRQSPKGGPPEELFELPIVFIATMLLLTSSLTSVYAMYHMKNFNFKQMQIWLGITVLLGAGFLGLEIYEFNHYVHEKDFTITTNAFGSAFYTLVGTHGAHVTFGLLWITTLIIRNSKRGLSLYNAPKFYVASLYWHFIDVVWVFIFTVVYLMGMVG, via the coding sequence ATGCACGCTGAAGAAAAGCTAACAGCTGAAACATTCCCGGAATCTCCTGAAAAAGCCACCCTGGAAGGGAAAAATAAATTTGTGGGCTTTTGGCTGTTTCTAGGGGGAGAAACTGTCCTGTTTGCTTCTTTGTTCGCCACATTCCTGGCACTGAGACAATCGCCAAAAGGCGGACCTCCGGAAGAACTGTTTGAGCTTCCGATTGTATTTATCGCAACCATGCTTTTATTGACAAGCAGTTTGACAAGTGTTTATGCCATGTACCACATGAAAAATTTCAACTTTAAACAAATGCAGATTTGGCTGGGGATTACAGTGCTTCTTGGTGCTGGTTTCCTTGGGCTTGAAATTTATGAATTTAATCACTATGTTCACGAGAAGGACTTTACCATTACAACGAACGCATTTGGTTCGGCCTTTTATACCCTTGTAGGAACTCACGGAGCCCACGTAACCTTTGGACTTTTGTGGATTACAACTCTAATTATACGAAATAGCAAGAGGGGACTAAGCCTGTATAATGCCCCTAAATTCTATGTAGCCAGTCTTTACTGGCATTTCATTGATGTTGTCTGGGTATTCATTTTCACGGTTGTATACTTAATGGGGATGGTGGGGTAA
- the ctaF gene encoding cytochrome c oxidase subunit IVB, which produces MAQHQNSGNPKVDLAYRKRKNAEDMKYQLVSFGMMLFLTILAFMAVGYKGIEHWFTVPFIILLALVQVAFQLYYFMHMNHKGHEAAALFLYSGVFVAALTVLTFMTIVWW; this is translated from the coding sequence ATGGCTCAACATCAAAATTCAGGTAACCCAAAGGTTGATCTTGCTTATCGAAAAAGAAAAAACGCTGAAGACATGAAGTATCAGCTTGTATCGTTTGGAATGATGCTTTTCCTGACTATCCTGGCCTTCATGGCAGTGGGCTATAAAGGAATTGAACACTGGTTTACCGTCCCGTTCATTATCCTGCTCGCATTAGTTCAGGTCGCATTTCAGCTCTACTATTTTATGCACATGAATCACAAAGGCCACGAAGCAGCAGCCCTTTTCCTATACTCAGGCGTCTTCGTAGCAGCCCTCACAGTACTGACCTTTATGACCATTGTTTGGTGGTAA
- the ctaG gene encoding cytochrome c oxidase assembly factor CtaG has translation MENLALFGFEALWSPYYFTVLVILAAVYYSAGKHRKKWFKNSEEVSAKQKASFYGGLALLYILKGSPFDLLGHILFSVHMTQMALVYLVVSPLLIIGIPGWMWNLILLRSPVRRIFMFLTQPILALILFNGIFSFYHTPLIFDIVKTNPAYHAAATSLIFFTSICMWWPLFRKRGDSGEMSSLMKMGYIFANGVLLTPACALIIFAKDPLYAAYSDPASWMSAMALCVPGATLSGLSLSGPEVFTSIPLTEDQQLGGILMKIIQEAVYGTILGCVFFKWVRIEREKDKRELQAILSEKGHRI, from the coding sequence TTGGAAAATTTGGCATTGTTCGGATTTGAAGCATTATGGAGCCCTTATTATTTCACTGTTTTAGTAATACTTGCAGCTGTTTATTATTCAGCAGGCAAGCATCGTAAAAAGTGGTTTAAGAACTCTGAGGAAGTATCAGCGAAGCAGAAAGCTTCATTTTATGGAGGTCTTGCTCTTCTTTACATTTTGAAAGGCAGTCCGTTCGATTTGCTGGGCCATATCCTTTTCAGTGTGCATATGACTCAGATGGCCTTGGTGTATTTGGTTGTTTCTCCATTACTTATCATTGGCATACCGGGCTGGATGTGGAATTTGATTTTATTGCGTTCACCCGTTAGGCGAATTTTTATGTTTTTGACACAGCCAATTCTGGCATTGATTTTGTTTAATGGGATTTTTTCCTTCTATCATACTCCGCTTATATTCGATATCGTCAAAACCAATCCTGCCTATCACGCGGCCGCTACGAGTCTCATCTTTTTTACATCCATATGTATGTGGTGGCCTTTATTTAGAAAACGGGGAGATTCTGGTGAGATGTCCAGCCTTATGAAAATGGGATATATTTTTGCGAACGGGGTTCTCCTGACACCAGCATGTGCACTGATCATTTTTGCAAAGGATCCTCTTTATGCAGCTTATTCCGATCCTGCTTCCTGGATGAGTGCAATGGCGCTCTGTGTACCAGGAGCAACCTTATCGGGATTAAGCCTGTCAGGTCCGGAAGTTTTTACTTCCATACCATTAACAGAAGATCAGCAGCTCGGCGGCATATTAATGAAAATCATCCAGGAGGCTGTTTATGGCACGATTCTTGGCTGTGTTTTCTTTAAATGGGTAAGAATTGAGAGAGAAAAGGATAAGCGGGAGCTGCAGGCAATTCTCTCAGAAAAAGGGCATCGTATTTGA
- a CDS encoding DUF420 domain-containing protein, with protein MYLPLLPTISTAFIVISAVFVAIGWYLIAKRRVEAHRKAMTWAGVFALVFFIVYVSRTVFDGNTAFGGPPGVKVFYLAFLIFHIFLAASGGVFGIVSIWSGYRQKIIRHRRLGPITSIIWFSTAVTGVTVYMLLYIIYGGGETVPVIKAITGF; from the coding sequence ATGTACTTGCCTCTTCTTCCAACTATCAGCACGGCTTTTATTGTGATTAGTGCCGTATTTGTTGCCATTGGCTGGTATTTGATTGCTAAACGCCGTGTAGAAGCTCATCGTAAAGCTATGACCTGGGCCGGTGTTTTTGCACTTGTATTTTTTATCGTTTACGTTTCCAGAACTGTTTTTGACGGAAATACGGCTTTTGGAGGACCGCCGGGTGTTAAAGTTTTTTATTTAGCCTTTTTAATCTTTCATATTTTTCTTGCAGCATCAGGAGGAGTTTTTGGTATTGTCTCAATCTGGTCGGGCTACAGACAAAAAATAATCCGCCATCGCAGACTTGGACCAATCACAAGCATTATCTGGTTCTCGACAGCAGTAACGGGTGTCACCGTTTACATGCTTTTGTACATTATCTATGGCGGAGGAGAAACAGTGCCCGTCATAAAAGCGATTACGGGCTTTTAA
- a CDS encoding GNAT family N-acetyltransferase: protein MEILTDELLLIPCSLDLAKSLILHRKELAKRSPIVIPEDWPSSMSKGILPFYIERLEKDRSEYGWGIWLIIHHREKKMIGDFYIYSKPDKNGTVDFDFRIHQDYRKENGFEAVSHFFDWLFEQNGVKSISTECHIDHEKTIGILSRLGLICNRKEESYLSWRLSK, encoded by the coding sequence ATGGAAATTCTGACAGATGAGCTGCTGCTCATTCCCTGCTCCTTGGATTTGGCGAAGTCGCTTATTCTGCATAGAAAGGAGCTGGCCAAGCGCTCCCCTATTGTCATTCCTGAGGACTGGCCTTCATCCATGAGTAAAGGAATTCTGCCTTTTTACATAGAAAGACTGGAAAAGGACCGGTCTGAGTATGGCTGGGGCATTTGGCTGATCATTCACCACAGGGAAAAGAAGATGATCGGAGATTTTTACATCTACTCAAAACCGGATAAGAATGGGACTGTGGATTTCGACTTTCGTATTCATCAGGACTACCGGAAAGAAAATGGATTCGAGGCAGTGAGTCATTTTTTTGATTGGCTCTTCGAACAAAATGGAGTGAAGAGTATTTCAACAGAATGCCACATTGATCATGAAAAGACCATTGGCATTTTAAGCAGGCTCGGACTCATATGCAACAGGAAGGAGGAATCTTATTTAAGCTGGAGACTTTCAAAATAA
- a CDS encoding YugN family protein has product MKFDGTGLDHQTAELSRLDFLMEQHGLIRAGQWDYERVTYDKKIEQLGEIYYLRIQGYITEGEVGGRHAVVKLLPPLLGKHYYPHGVEYGEGEEFPEPIVQSCENTIKRLKKDLEAIML; this is encoded by the coding sequence ATGAAATTCGATGGAACAGGGCTTGACCATCAAACTGCAGAATTAAGCCGGCTTGACTTTTTAATGGAACAGCATGGATTAATTCGCGCCGGACAGTGGGATTACGAACGCGTAACGTATGATAAAAAGATAGAACAGCTTGGGGAAATATATTATTTAAGGATTCAAGGCTATATTACAGAAGGTGAAGTTGGCGGAAGACACGCGGTTGTTAAACTATTACCTCCCCTGCTAGGAAAGCATTATTATCCCCACGGCGTGGAATATGGCGAGGGAGAAGAATTTCCGGAGCCGATTGTACAATCCTGCGAAAACACCATTAAGCGTCTAAAAAAAGACTTGGAAGCGATTATGCTGTAA
- a CDS encoding CAP domain-containing protein: MRRLFKSILVIAIIISTYTVFIKFAEEPPDRQEEKKDLQLSNEEDSRGQAIELPDEGLLSLMGQPSKLVLKELGEPSRKDPSQYDYEWWIYNGGDNQYVQIGVLSDKVVSVYAIGNGVNMKPYRLGEPLSEVYQTAPVSSSLSMDHKGNSYRFELSEEDMNTRPAIEADGTIVQLYIDKFTGTLSSIRATDKDTFIKQRPYEVVYRGKLINAEPVSEEEEKEIQRAQERQILDITNVIRSRHELAPLSWDQKTAQTAFSHSKDMADQQYFAHDSPTQGTLADRLKRDRIPYQTAGENIAAHYSDSISSVEGWLNSEGHRKALLNKEFTHLGVGVYKDYYTQDFIGK; the protein is encoded by the coding sequence CTGAGACGTTTGTTTAAATCCATTTTGGTAATTGCCATTATTATAAGTACATATACCGTATTTATAAAATTTGCTGAAGAGCCTCCTGATCGACAAGAAGAAAAGAAAGATTTACAGCTTTCAAATGAAGAAGACTCCCGCGGCCAAGCAATTGAACTTCCCGATGAAGGACTGCTTTCTTTAATGGGGCAGCCGTCAAAACTGGTCCTGAAAGAACTAGGGGAGCCTTCCAGAAAAGATCCATCTCAATATGATTATGAATGGTGGATTTACAATGGAGGAGACAATCAATACGTACAGATTGGTGTTTTGTCAGATAAAGTAGTGTCTGTATATGCAATCGGTAATGGTGTGAATATGAAACCGTATAGGCTTGGTGAGCCGCTGAGCGAGGTTTATCAGACTGCCCCGGTTTCTTCCTCCCTGTCAATGGATCATAAAGGAAATTCATATAGGTTTGAACTTTCAGAGGAAGATATGAATACCCGGCCTGCCATTGAAGCAGATGGGACGATTGTTCAGCTTTATATTGACAAATTTACCGGGACACTCTCAAGTATTCGGGCAACTGACAAGGATACATTTATTAAACAGCGTCCCTATGAAGTAGTTTACAGGGGTAAGCTGATTAATGCCGAGCCGGTATCTGAAGAAGAAGAAAAGGAGATTCAGCGTGCTCAAGAGAGACAAATATTAGATATTACCAATGTCATACGAAGCCGCCACGAATTGGCTCCTTTAAGCTGGGACCAGAAGACGGCTCAAACAGCGTTTTCGCATAGCAAGGACATGGCAGATCAGCAGTATTTTGCCCATGATTCACCCACCCAGGGAACGCTTGCTGACCGGCTAAAGCGGGACCGCATCCCTTATCAAACGGCTGGGGAAAATATTGCAGCCCATTACAGTGACAGTATTTCTTCGGTTGAAGGCTGGCTGAACAGTGAGGGGCACAGGAAAGCTTTGCTCAATAAAGAGTTCACCCATCTTGGGGTTGGTGTTTATAAAGATTACTATACACAGGATTTCATAGGGAAGTAA
- a CDS encoding PaaI family thioesterase, with amino-acid sequence MNKEQMKQQTFELINQLSADETDDFLLLLEAMKRKNQKISSTYIGALLQAEGQDGDDEFTVTIPNTALIQNSLDIVHGGITATLADSAMGTLAHKLLPAHLAAVTSELKINYTAPGIGSFLTCKAKLIHKGTRTLLMESSIYREDGKLIAYSTATFFIIERKK; translated from the coding sequence ATGAACAAAGAACAGATGAAGCAGCAAACATTCGAGCTTATCAATCAGCTATCCGCCGATGAAACAGATGATTTCCTTCTGCTTCTTGAGGCAATGAAACGTAAAAATCAAAAAATCAGCAGTACATATATCGGGGCCCTTCTGCAGGCAGAAGGTCAAGATGGCGATGACGAATTTACCGTAACCATACCAAACACGGCTTTAATCCAAAACTCCCTGGATATAGTACACGGGGGAATTACGGCGACACTGGCCGATTCAGCCATGGGTACCCTTGCACATAAACTTTTACCCGCACATCTCGCAGCCGTTACTTCAGAGCTTAAAATCAATTATACAGCTCCAGGAATAGGGTCTTTCCTGACATGCAAAGCAAAGCTAATTCATAAAGGAACGAGAACACTGCTGATGGAGTCGAGCATTTACAGGGAAGATGGGAAACTAATAGCATACAGCACGGCTACCTTTTTTATTATAGAAAGAAAAAAATGA
- a CDS encoding YlbD family protein, with product MATKKLHPKVEEFKEFVRKHPKMIQEAKKGTKTWQEYYENWYLLGENDAYWDDYKDARQEEKETDEEKGFVTQLFSAVKKMDANEMNISLSKMSNAVSTVQNLLETFGVAKGSGGTPSNGGSRPFSFRKD from the coding sequence ATGGCTACGAAAAAGCTGCATCCGAAAGTTGAGGAGTTCAAGGAATTTGTCCGAAAGCATCCAAAAATGATCCAAGAAGCGAAAAAAGGGACAAAGACGTGGCAGGAATACTATGAGAATTGGTATTTGCTTGGCGAAAATGATGCTTATTGGGACGATTATAAAGACGCTCGTCAGGAAGAAAAAGAAACGGATGAAGAAAAGGGATTCGTAACCCAGCTTTTTTCCGCTGTGAAAAAAATGGATGCAAACGAAATGAATATCAGCTTGAGTAAAATGAGCAATGCTGTTTCGACGGTTCAGAATCTGCTGGAAACATTCGGGGTTGCAAAGGGATCGGGAGGGACACCTTCAAACGGAGGCAGCAGACCTTTTTCCTTCAGGAAGGATTAA
- a CDS encoding YlbE-like family protein — MRQEIQEYIQSKPEITKFIREQPQWYRKLSRNPQALEEMNLAMMNYYQKTIPHKVAQFSNSIQMASMMLGMFQSMKQQD, encoded by the coding sequence ATGAGACAAGAAATCCAGGAATATATCCAATCCAAGCCGGAAATCACTAAATTTATCAGGGAACAGCCTCAATGGTACCGAAAGCTTTCCCGCAATCCTCAAGCCTTGGAAGAAATGAATCTTGCTATGATGAATTATTACCAGAAAACCATTCCCCATAAGGTAGCGCAATTCTCAAATTCGATTCAGATGGCTTCAATGATGCTTGGTATGTTTCAGTCTATGAAGCAGCAAGATTAA